The Flavobacterium piscisymbiosum genome includes a region encoding these proteins:
- a CDS encoding helix-turn-helix domain-containing protein, with product MGQVFNFETISEYNDFNNHETLHPLVSIIDFNKAEPRTGSKMNFELYCIFLKQVKCGDLKYGRNYYDYQEGTLVFIKPGQTIDVENKVDIYQPAGHGLVFHPDLIRGTSLAKSITEYSFFGYDTREALHLSEKEKQLVFDCFAKIEVELKQSIDKHSKKLIASNIELFLNYCERFYDRQFITRDTTNKGIVEKFEELLNSYFSSDKPNIIGLPSVAYYASELNLSANYFGDLIKKETGKSAQEYIQNKIIETAKDKIFDSTKTINEVAYELGFKYPQHFTRFFKQHVGSTPNEYRTVN from the coding sequence ATGGGACAAGTATTTAACTTCGAGACAATTAGTGAATACAATGATTTTAATAATCATGAAACATTACATCCTTTAGTTAGTATAATTGATTTTAATAAAGCAGAACCAAGAACCGGTTCTAAAATGAACTTTGAATTATATTGTATATTCTTAAAACAGGTAAAGTGCGGAGACTTAAAATACGGTCGTAATTATTACGATTATCAGGAAGGAACTTTAGTTTTTATAAAGCCCGGACAAACTATAGATGTAGAAAATAAAGTAGATATTTACCAGCCCGCTGGACACGGATTGGTTTTTCATCCTGATTTAATCCGCGGTACATCACTTGCTAAAAGTATTACTGAATATAGTTTTTTCGGTTATGATACCCGTGAAGCGCTTCATTTATCAGAAAAAGAAAAACAGCTTGTTTTTGACTGCTTTGCTAAAATTGAAGTAGAATTAAAACAGTCTATTGACAAACACAGCAAGAAACTGATTGCATCAAATATTGAATTGTTTTTAAATTATTGCGAAAGATTTTACGACAGACAATTTATTACCAGAGATACTACCAATAAAGGGATCGTTGAAAAGTTTGAAGAACTTTTAAACAGTTATTTTTCTTCCGACAAACCGAATATTATAGGATTGCCTTCTGTTGCCTATTATGCCAGTGAACTTAACTTATCTGCGAATTATTTTGGTGATCTTATTAAAAAAGAAACAGGAAAATCAGCTCAGGAATACATTCAGAATAAAATTATTGAAACTGCAAAAGACAAAATATTCGATTCTACAAAGACAATCAATGAGGTGGCATATGAATTAGGTTTTAAATACCCACAGCATTTTACTCGTTTTTTTAAACAGCATGTTGGAAGTACTCCTAATGAGTATAGAACTGTGAATTGA
- a CDS encoding aldo/keto reductase yields MYNIKLNNGVEMPILGFGVFQMQDMAECEQAVVDAIETGYRLIDTAASYMNEEAVGKGIKRSGIAREELFVTTKLWVSDAGYENTKIAFQKSLELLQLDYLDLYLIHQPYGDIYGSWRAMQEFYEEGKVKAIGVSNFHPDRVMDLITNTGFVPAVNQIETHPFHQQNETQKFLQENNIQIESWGPFAEGKNDIFQNEILTAIAQKYNKSTAQVILRWLTQRGVVAIPKSVRKERMAENINIFDFELSNEDLTAIQTLDTNASLFFDHRDPTMVKWLSERKLSR; encoded by the coding sequence ATGTACAATATAAAATTAAATAATGGTGTTGAAATGCCCATCTTAGGGTTTGGTGTTTTTCAAATGCAGGACATGGCAGAGTGCGAACAGGCAGTAGTAGATGCAATTGAAACTGGTTACAGATTAATTGATACAGCAGCTTCTTACATGAATGAAGAAGCTGTTGGAAAAGGTATTAAAAGAAGCGGGATTGCAAGAGAAGAACTTTTTGTAACTACAAAACTTTGGGTAAGTGATGCAGGTTATGAAAATACTAAAATAGCTTTTCAGAAATCATTAGAGCTTCTACAATTGGATTATCTGGATTTGTATCTGATCCATCAGCCGTATGGTGATATCTACGGCTCTTGGCGCGCTATGCAGGAATTTTATGAAGAAGGGAAAGTAAAAGCAATTGGCGTTTCTAATTTTCATCCTGACAGAGTTATGGATTTAATTACCAATACAGGGTTTGTTCCAGCAGTTAATCAGATAGAAACACATCCTTTTCATCAGCAAAATGAAACCCAAAAATTCCTTCAGGAAAATAATATTCAAATCGAATCATGGGGGCCTTTTGCGGAAGGAAAAAATGATATTTTCCAAAATGAAATTCTAACAGCAATTGCTCAAAAATATAATAAATCTACTGCGCAGGTTATTTTGAGATGGCTAACTCAAAGAGGCGTTGTAGCAATTCCGAAATCTGTTCGTAAAGAAAGAATGGCAGAAAACATCAACATTTTTGATTTCGAATTATCAAACGAAGATTTGACAGCTATCCAGACTTTAGACACTAATGCAAGTCTGTTTTTTGATCACAGAGATCCTACTATGGTGAAGTGGTTAAGTGAAAGAAAATTAAGCAGATAA
- a CDS encoding aldo/keto reductase — protein MDRRSILKTAGLALAGSALLPFRSLANSHNDELNLEVNNKSLAPGKRKLGKLEVSTIGIGVQNMSRNYQTTIPSRPEMHRIIQSAYDNGVTLFDAAEAYGPFEVEKILGEGVASFRDKIVISTKFGWNIDQETGKRLPGLNSRPEHIKIVVEGMLKRLKTDRIDLLYQHRVDPQVPIEDVVGAIQSLIKEGKLLHYGLSEPGHQTVRRAHAIHPITAIQNEYSLLWRGPEKTIIPLCEELGIGFVPWSPLGVGFLTGAIDEGTRFAQGDIRGIESRFAPENLPANMALVELIQKWSKEKQAAPAQISLAWLLAQKPWIVPIPGTTQMAHMLENTGASQIKFSVNELQEFNTALNAIKILGERLPAGVLAFSDVEAPQKKN, from the coding sequence ATGGATAGAAGATCAATATTAAAAACAGCAGGTTTAGCATTGGCAGGAAGCGCTTTGCTTCCGTTTCGCTCTCTCGCAAATTCACACAATGATGAGCTAAATTTAGAAGTAAATAATAAATCACTTGCTCCCGGAAAAAGAAAATTGGGGAAACTGGAAGTTTCCACCATTGGTATTGGCGTTCAAAATATGAGCCGTAACTACCAAACTACAATTCCTTCGAGACCGGAAATGCATCGAATTATTCAATCGGCGTATGACAATGGAGTTACTTTATTTGATGCTGCCGAAGCTTACGGTCCTTTTGAGGTAGAAAAAATACTCGGCGAGGGAGTTGCATCTTTTCGTGATAAAATTGTGATTTCTACAAAGTTTGGATGGAATATAGACCAGGAAACCGGAAAACGTTTACCGGGCTTAAACAGCCGTCCCGAACATATTAAAATTGTAGTGGAAGGGATGTTGAAGCGTCTTAAAACTGATAGAATTGATTTGTTGTACCAACATCGTGTTGATCCGCAGGTTCCAATAGAAGATGTGGTTGGTGCTATACAAAGCCTGATTAAAGAAGGCAAACTGCTTCATTACGGTCTTAGTGAGCCAGGTCATCAAACTGTTAGACGAGCACATGCTATTCATCCGATTACCGCCATCCAAAACGAATATTCTCTTTTATGGAGAGGTCCTGAAAAAACAATTATTCCCCTTTGCGAAGAACTCGGAATTGGTTTTGTTCCATGGAGCCCACTTGGTGTTGGTTTTCTGACCGGAGCAATTGACGAAGGAACAAGGTTTGCGCAAGGAGATATTCGCGGTATTGAATCAAGATTCGCACCTGAAAACCTGCCAGCAAATATGGCTTTGGTTGAATTAATACAGAAATGGAGTAAAGAAAAGCAAGCTGCACCTGCACAAATTTCCCTTGCATGGCTGCTAGCTCAAAAACCATGGATTGTGCCAATTCCAGGAACTACGCAGATGGCTCATATGTTAGAGAATACGGGAGCTTCTCAAATAAAATTTTCTGTAAATGAATTACAGGAATTTAATACAGCATTAAATGCAATTAAGATTTTGGGAGAAAGATTGCCAGCGGGAGTTTTAGCTTTTTCTGATGTTGAAGCCCCGCAGAAAAAGAATTAA
- a CDS encoding nuclear transport factor 2 family protein, whose translation MKKSLFGLLVLILIANKSFAQNTTAEKEVIQLSHQKWQWMSDKNVDKLTPLFDDKSVFVHMGGSWGKTQEINVIKSGGIHYKKADVHEVSVNIIGDTAILLSKITLLAVVGGNEVTNPFIVTEVYIKNSNGWKLGSLSFTKLMTPGQ comes from the coding sequence ATGAAAAAATCACTTTTTGGATTGCTTGTACTTATTCTAATTGCAAACAAGTCTTTCGCACAAAATACTACTGCTGAAAAGGAAGTAATTCAACTTTCACATCAAAAATGGCAGTGGATGTCCGATAAAAACGTCGATAAACTTACACCATTGTTTGATGATAAATCTGTTTTCGTTCATATGGGAGGAAGTTGGGGTAAAACTCAGGAAATCAATGTGATTAAAAGTGGAGGAATTCATTACAAGAAAGCAGACGTTCACGAGGTTTCAGTAAATATTATAGGTGATACGGCAATACTTTTGAGTAAAATTACATTATTAGCAGTAGTAGGAGGAAATGAAGTTACTAATCCATTTATTGTGACAGAAGTGTATATAAAAAACAGTAATGGTTGGAAATTAGGATCATTGTCTTTTACAAAGCTAATGACTCCTGGACAATAA
- a CDS encoding alpha/beta hydrolase, translated as MKNIISARWSIFCLLLVVSSSSLTAQKKAKQKPIVIEEQGSFAVGGTMIENPGTFDPYNITPEGQTFRGDHAYVFYQIPVQARKYPLVMWHGIGQFSKTWETTPDGREGFQNIFLRRKFPVYLIDQPRRGNAGRSTSEALIKPVPDEQQWFGVFRVGIWPNYFDGVQFSSDQETLNQYFRSMTPNLGTIDIKVTTDAASALFTKIGPAILVTHSHSGGMGWITAIKNENVKAIVSYEPGSGFLFPDGEVPSPIASSAGALEATAVPLEDFMKLTKIPIVIYYGDNIPDKPSKNSGADGWRARLEMARLWRDAVNKKGGDVTVVHLPEIGIKGNTHFPFSDLNNIQVADLMAQWLKEKGLEK; from the coding sequence ATGAAAAACATAATCAGTGCAAGATGGAGCATTTTCTGTTTGTTACTTGTAGTAAGCAGTTCCTCGCTAACAGCGCAGAAGAAAGCCAAACAAAAGCCAATAGTTATTGAAGAGCAGGGAAGTTTTGCAGTAGGAGGAACCATGATTGAGAATCCCGGTACATTTGATCCCTATAATATTACTCCAGAAGGACAGACTTTTAGAGGTGATCACGCTTATGTTTTTTATCAAATACCTGTCCAAGCGCGCAAATATCCTTTGGTAATGTGGCACGGTATAGGTCAGTTCTCTAAAACATGGGAAACTACACCAGACGGACGTGAGGGATTTCAGAATATTTTTCTTCGCAGAAAATTTCCTGTTTATTTGATAGATCAGCCCAGAAGAGGAAATGCAGGACGAAGTACTTCAGAAGCTTTGATAAAACCTGTTCCTGATGAACAACAATGGTTTGGTGTTTTCCGTGTAGGTATTTGGCCCAATTATTTTGATGGTGTTCAATTTTCCAGTGATCAGGAAACACTTAATCAATACTTCCGCTCCATGACACCGAATCTGGGAACAATTGATATAAAGGTTACTACAGATGCAGCTTCTGCACTTTTTACAAAAATTGGCCCTGCCATTCTGGTTACGCATTCACACTCTGGCGGAATGGGCTGGATTACGGCTATTAAAAATGAAAATGTAAAAGCCATTGTATCTTATGAGCCGGGAAGCGGATTCTTATTCCCTGATGGTGAAGTTCCGTCTCCAATTGCCAGTTCAGCAGGTGCTCTGGAAGCAACAGCTGTTCCACTAGAAGACTTTATGAAACTGACGAAAATTCCGATAGTAATTTATTATGGAGATAACATTCCAGACAAACCATCAAAAAATTCAGGTGCTGACGGATGGAGAGCACGCTTGGAAATGGCAAGATTATGGCGTGATGCTGTAAACAAAAAAGGTGGAGATGTTACTGTAGTTCATCTTCCTGAAATCGGAATTAAAGGCAATACACATTTTCCATTTTCTGATTTGAATAATATTCAGGTTGCTGATCTGATGGCTCAATGGCTGAAAGAAAAAGGATTAGAAAAATAA
- a CDS encoding flavodoxin, whose product MKKSSTFLFVITAVICLFSSCSKAQESAQNKAELSKDKNIFIVYFSRTKNTKAVAEIIHKNVGGALLELELQKPYPEDYKAIVSQVANENETGFLPPLKTKITNIEKFDIVFVGFPTWGMQLPPPMKSFLKEYNLEGKMVIPFNTNAGYGIGSSFQTVKELCPKSIVLEGFSVKGGIERDGILFVMEGEKEKQVQVEIQNWLKKIKMVN is encoded by the coding sequence ATGAAGAAATCATCAACATTCTTGTTTGTAATAACTGCAGTCATCTGCTTATTTTCAAGTTGTAGTAAAGCACAGGAATCAGCTCAAAATAAAGCAGAATTGTCTAAAGATAAAAATATATTTATTGTGTATTTTTCGCGCACTAAAAACACCAAGGCTGTTGCTGAAATCATTCATAAAAATGTCGGCGGTGCATTACTAGAACTTGAATTGCAAAAACCGTATCCTGAAGATTATAAAGCAATAGTCAGTCAGGTAGCAAATGAAAATGAAACAGGTTTTCTGCCTCCGCTAAAAACAAAAATAACAAATATTGAAAAATTTGACATTGTATTTGTAGGTTTTCCAACTTGGGGAATGCAGCTGCCCCCTCCAATGAAAAGTTTTTTAAAAGAATATAATTTGGAAGGAAAAATGGTTATTCCCTTCAATACCAATGCTGGTTATGGAATTGGAAGCAGTTTTCAAACTGTCAAAGAGTTATGTCCAAAAAGCATTGTTTTAGAAGGTTTCTCAGTCAAAGGAGGCATTGAAAGAGATGGAATTTTATTTGTAATGGAAGGCGAAAAAGAAAAACAAGTTCAGGTTGAAATCCAAAATTGGCTGAAGAAAATAAAAATGGTTAATTAA
- a CDS encoding carboxymuconolactone decarboxylase family protein, with protein MKMKALLKSILFTIAIFTLTTMEAQTDTIKSLDNKQKAIVRIAAVTAKGDLIKLKEELNTGLDTGLTINQIKESIVHLYAYCGFPRSIRGLQTFMNALDERKAKGLTDVVGVEASPIKEESSKYERGKAILEKLTRAKQDGPKTGYSAFAPEIDTFLKEHLFADIFERDVLTYAERELVTISVIASIGDAEPMLQSHLNICLNVGLTPSQLKDFVGEIKAATGNKEAKAAQKVLEEVLKTRFKK; from the coding sequence ATGAAAATGAAAGCACTTTTAAAATCAATATTATTTACAATCGCAATATTTACTTTAACAACAATGGAAGCTCAAACGGATACAATTAAAAGTTTAGATAATAAACAAAAAGCGATTGTTAGAATTGCTGCTGTGACTGCAAAAGGCGATTTAATAAAACTTAAAGAAGAACTAAATACAGGATTAGATACTGGTTTAACAATCAATCAAATCAAAGAAAGTATTGTTCATCTTTATGCTTATTGCGGATTTCCGCGCAGTATTCGTGGATTACAGACCTTTATGAATGCGCTGGACGAGCGAAAAGCCAAAGGTCTTACTGATGTTGTTGGTGTTGAAGCATCCCCAATAAAAGAAGAAAGCAGTAAATATGAAAGAGGCAAAGCAATCTTGGAAAAGCTAACCAGAGCAAAGCAAGACGGTCCAAAAACAGGTTATTCAGCATTTGCACCTGAAATAGATACGTTTCTTAAAGAACATCTCTTTGCAGATATTTTTGAAAGAGATGTTTTAACTTATGCTGAAAGAGAATTAGTAACCATTTCTGTAATAGCTAGTATTGGCGACGCAGAACCTATGTTGCAGTCACATTTAAATATTTGCCTCAATGTTGGCCTTACCCCAAGTCAGTTAAAAGATTTTGTGGGCGAAATTAAAGCAGCAACTGGTAATAAAGAAGCAAAGGCTGCGCAAAAAGTACTAGAAGAAGTGCTAAAAACAAGATTTAAAAAATAA
- a CDS encoding alpha/beta hydrolase, protein MKKIILIIALITINMTNAQSIQKKYEQNAFTLVYDGAITKNEKGKVNIHPVSYKVDGIDIAANVYTPANYDASKKYPVVVVAHPNGGIKEQTAGLYAQRLAESGYITITADAAYQGASGGEPRHTDKPASRIEDIHGMADFITQYAGVDANRLGVLGICGGGGYTLKAVQSDKRFKAVATLSMFNSGEVRRNGFQNSQLATIQERLKKASEARAQEAAGGKMIYAGVASITDEEIAKTTTDLYREGYEYYYRTYAHPNSTFLYTMSSLLDLMTWDAATNMDLINQPLLMIAGGKADTKYLTDEAFPKAVNAKSKELFVIEGATHIQTYWKPEYVSQIVTKLKEFYQSNL, encoded by the coding sequence ATGAAAAAAATAATATTGATAATTGCATTAATAACAATAAACATGACAAATGCACAATCTATTCAAAAAAAGTATGAGCAAAATGCTTTTACACTGGTATACGACGGCGCAATAACCAAGAACGAAAAAGGAAAAGTAAACATTCATCCGGTTTCTTACAAAGTAGATGGGATTGATATTGCAGCTAATGTATATACACCGGCAAATTACGATGCTTCAAAAAAATATCCAGTAGTTGTTGTCGCTCATCCTAACGGTGGTATAAAGGAACAAACAGCCGGGCTTTATGCGCAGCGTTTAGCAGAATCAGGTTACATAACCATTACTGCCGATGCAGCCTATCAGGGAGCAAGCGGAGGAGAGCCTCGTCATACGGATAAACCTGCCAGCCGTATAGAAGATATTCATGGAATGGCCGATTTTATTACACAATACGCGGGAGTTGATGCAAATCGTTTGGGTGTTTTAGGTATTTGCGGTGGCGGCGGATATACTTTGAAAGCAGTACAATCAGACAAACGCTTTAAAGCAGTTGCAACTTTGAGTATGTTTAATTCAGGAGAAGTAAGACGCAATGGTTTTCAGAATTCTCAATTGGCAACTATTCAGGAGCGCCTCAAAAAAGCATCAGAAGCCCGCGCACAGGAAGCTGCAGGAGGGAAAATGATTTATGCAGGTGTAGCAAGTATTACAGATGAAGAAATTGCTAAAACTACAACCGATTTATACCGTGAAGGATATGAGTATTATTACAGAACCTATGCGCATCCAAATTCAACTTTTCTATACACAATGAGTAGTTTACTGGATTTAATGACATGGGATGCTGCCACCAATATGGATTTGATTAATCAGCCTCTTTTAATGATAGCAGGTGGTAAGGCTGATACAAAATATTTGACCGATGAAGCATTTCCTAAAGCAGTAAATGCAAAGAGTAAAGAGCTATTTGTAATTGAGGGAGCAACTCATATTCAAACGTATTGGAAACCAGAATATGTATCACAGATTGTAACCAAATTAAAGGAATTTTACCAAAGTAATCTTTAA
- a CDS encoding cupin domain-containing protein, whose translation MKKMNFKKSLKILIIFCITVGAISCNNKKDQLDNNTPTPNEIFSKGEKVTNTNFTGNVWLNNLAQADSINQNAVGSVTFEPGARTKWHSHPAGQIILALEGVGYYQEKGSPKIIVNKGDVIKCPADIQHWHGASKDTKFVQVAITGREKGETIWLEKVSDTEYSK comes from the coding sequence ATGAAGAAAATGAATTTTAAGAAGAGTCTAAAAATACTTATTATATTCTGCATTACAGTGGGTGCTATATCTTGTAATAATAAGAAAGATCAACTAGATAATAATACTCCAACTCCAAATGAAATTTTTTCAAAGGGAGAAAAAGTTACTAATACTAATTTTACAGGAAACGTCTGGCTGAATAATCTGGCTCAAGCTGATAGTATTAATCAGAACGCCGTAGGCAGTGTAACATTTGAACCAGGTGCAAGAACTAAATGGCACAGTCATCCTGCCGGACAGATTATATTGGCTCTTGAAGGAGTTGGGTATTATCAGGAAAAAGGAAGTCCAAAAATTATTGTTAACAAAGGAGACGTTATTAAATGTCCCGCTGATATTCAGCATTGGCACGGAGCAAGTAAAGACACCAAATTTGTTCAGGTTGCAATAACAGGAAGAGAAAAAGGGGAAACAATTTGGCTGGAAAAAGTGAGTGACACCGAGTATAGTAAATAA
- the ric gene encoding iron-sulfur cluster repair di-iron protein, with protein sequence MKTTNKTTIGEIAADDFRTAAIFSKYSIDFCYKGHRTLKEACKKRGIEESLLIEELDRATNNSANQSFNYKSWSSDLLADYIEKTHHRYVAEKTPVLLKLLNELCTLHGETYPDLFEINTLFTESALDLSANMRKKEQILFPFIKKINEAHAKGLFLEIAHFGTLENQMLLIKEEHDTVGQRFKKIAALTKNYTAPADTCNTYKVTFAMLKEFERDLHKHIHLENNILFPKSVALEKA encoded by the coding sequence ATGAAAACAACAAACAAAACCACAATTGGCGAAATCGCAGCTGATGATTTTAGGACGGCAGCAATTTTTTCAAAATATAGCATTGATTTTTGTTATAAAGGTCATCGTACCTTAAAAGAAGCCTGCAAAAAACGAGGCATTGAGGAGTCTCTTTTAATTGAGGAGCTTGATCGTGCAACAAATAATTCGGCCAACCAATCTTTTAATTATAAATCATGGTCATCGGATCTGTTGGCAGACTATATAGAAAAAACACATCATCGATATGTGGCTGAAAAAACACCCGTGTTGCTTAAATTATTAAATGAATTATGTACTCTTCATGGTGAAACATATCCTGACCTCTTTGAAATTAATACTTTATTTACTGAATCTGCCTTAGATCTCTCTGCTAATATGAGAAAAAAAGAACAGATCCTTTTTCCTTTTATAAAAAAAATAAATGAGGCGCATGCGAAAGGATTATTTTTAGAGATAGCACACTTTGGAACTCTTGAAAATCAAATGCTTTTAATTAAAGAAGAACATGATACAGTAGGACAACGCTTTAAAAAAATTGCTGCATTAACCAAAAATTATACCGCTCCAGCAGATACCTGCAATACTTATAAAGTAACTTTTGCAATGCTTAAAGAATTTGAACGTGACCTGCACAAGCATATTCATCTTGAGAATAATATTTTATTTCCAAAATCCGTAGCACTTGAAAAAGCTTAG
- the nadB gene encoding L-aspartate oxidase: protein MPKTDILIVGSGISGLFFAIKTARKRPDLSICIMTKEKANNTNTQLAQGGIAVVTNQLKDSFEQHIKDTLKSGAGLCDEEIVKMVIQQAPERLEELIELGAIFDKNKEGQWDLGLEGGHSQHRILHHKDSSGLEIEKKLLSIITQTANIELLENHQVIELNTETKRNEVNCTGAFFYDKNNNAIKYIRTRAIVLSTGGCGQLFENTTNPAIATGDGIAMAARAGVEIKDMQYMQFHPTALASGNKNPLFLISEAVRGFGAYIINDEHKRFLFKYDLRGELATRDIVSRAISIEMLETQKKHVYLDCRHLDQDDFFKHFPSISAHCNAIGLYPEKDLVPIVPAAHYQCGGIKVDRNGVTTIKNLYAIGECARTGLHGKNRLASNSLLEALVFAHQASNNIDKTIAAFIFSSKILLPKFSTVNIKNNYEPYQILKKELQKLITSFYASDEHDTHLAMLKIKMLKNEAENLIDKNEITIPFIDFSNMLTTALIIIKQCQPEKEHSY, encoded by the coding sequence ATGCCTAAGACTGACATTCTAATAGTAGGTTCTGGTATTTCAGGACTATTTTTTGCCATTAAAACGGCAAGAAAACGCCCCGATTTATCTATTTGTATCATGACAAAAGAAAAGGCTAACAACACCAATACGCAACTTGCGCAAGGAGGAATAGCTGTAGTCACCAATCAATTGAAAGATAGTTTTGAACAGCATATAAAAGATACGCTGAAATCTGGCGCTGGACTTTGTGATGAAGAAATTGTTAAAATGGTTATTCAACAAGCTCCCGAAAGATTAGAAGAACTAATAGAACTTGGTGCCATATTTGATAAAAATAAGGAAGGCCAATGGGATTTAGGACTAGAAGGTGGCCATTCACAACATCGAATTCTACATCATAAAGACAGTTCAGGATTAGAAATTGAAAAAAAGCTCCTTTCAATTATCACTCAAACAGCAAATATTGAACTTTTAGAAAATCATCAGGTCATAGAATTAAATACTGAAACAAAGCGCAATGAAGTGAATTGCACCGGTGCTTTTTTTTATGATAAGAACAATAACGCAATAAAATATATACGTACCAGAGCTATTGTGCTTAGCACAGGTGGCTGCGGACAACTCTTTGAAAACACAACCAATCCTGCAATTGCTACTGGTGACGGAATTGCAATGGCGGCTCGTGCAGGAGTCGAAATCAAAGATATGCAATACATGCAATTTCACCCTACAGCATTAGCTTCCGGGAATAAAAATCCGCTATTCTTAATTTCAGAAGCTGTAAGAGGTTTTGGAGCCTATATTATAAACGACGAACACAAAAGATTTCTTTTTAAATACGATTTAAGAGGTGAACTAGCTACCCGAGATATTGTTTCCCGTGCTATTAGTATCGAAATGCTCGAAACTCAAAAAAAACATGTATATCTGGATTGTAGACATTTAGATCAAGATGATTTTTTTAAACATTTTCCTTCTATTTCCGCCCATTGCAATGCAATAGGTTTATATCCGGAAAAAGATCTGGTTCCAATTGTTCCTGCGGCTCATTACCAATGTGGTGGTATTAAAGTAGACCGCAACGGTGTTACGACAATCAAAAATTTATATGCCATTGGTGAATGTGCCCGGACAGGATTACATGGGAAAAATAGATTGGCATCTAATTCACTTCTTGAAGCTTTGGTTTTTGCTCATCAGGCATCCAACAACATTGATAAAACTATTGCCGCATTTATTTTTTCTTCCAAAATCCTTCTTCCCAAATTTTCAACCGTAAATATTAAAAATAACTACGAACCGTACCAAATTTTAAAAAAAGAACTACAGAAACTTATAACTTCATTTTATGCCAGCGATGAACACGACACGCATTTAGCAATGCTAAAAATAAAAATGCTAAAAAATGAAGCAGAAAATCTTATAGATAAAAATGAAATTACAATTCCATTTATTGATTTCTCAAATATGCTAACGACGGCCTTAATTATTATTAAACAATGCCAACCTGAAAAAGAACATTCATACTAA